From Desulfoplanes formicivorans:
GGCCTCTCACCGGGTCTGCTGACCTTCCTGCCGTCAGGAAGCGCTCGCGGGCTCCCCGGAAAAACCGGGATACCGCCGGTGGGGAATTGCACCCCGCCCTGAGAATAAGTGACATGGTGCTACGCCGGGTGGGAGACAGTTGTCAATGGGGAAAGGATTGTTGCCTGGTACAGGATAGACACGACACACTACAGGATATGACGGTGTGTAAAGACGTGTCTTGGGGCAGCTTATGAACCGGTAAGCTGGTAGACAGACAATTTATTGATGGCTTTGAATCCGGCGGGTCTGTTTTCCAACAGGTAGGGCGGGCAGAGCCTGCTGCGCAAAAGAATGCCGGGAACTGCACCATGCAGTTCCCGGCATTCTTGGTATCATGTTTCCTTTCTTCCCAGGGGAAGCTCTCCTCTTTTTCAGAGTTCGTCAACGTCGTGGCTGGGCTTGTTGTGCTGCATGATCGGAACGTGTTTTCGTTTCCAGAATCGTTCACTCATGCCCTGGATGACCACGTAGAAGACCGGTACGAAAAAGATCATCAGGAATGTGGCCGAGATCATGCCGGCAAACACGGCCGTGCCCAATGCCTGGCGGCTGGCCGCTCCCGCGCCCGTGGCAATGACCAGGGGGAACACGCCCAGAATAAAGGCAAAGGCCGTCATGAGGATGGGACGAAAGCGCAGCCTGGCCGCTTCCAGGGCCGCCTCCACGATTCCCTGACCCGACTCGTGTCCTTCCTTGGCAAATTCCGAAATGAGAATGGCTGTTTTGCAGGCCAGGGCAATGAGCAGGACAATACCTATCTGGGTGTACACATTCACGTCCATGTTCCGGATGTACACGGCAATGACCGTTCCGATCAGGGCCAGGGGAACCGAGAGGATGATGGTCAGGGGAAGGGTCCAGCTCTCGTACTGGGCGCACAGGACCAGATAGACAAAGATGATGGCCAGGGCAAAGATAACCATGGTGGCCGATCCGGCCACCTTTTCCTGGTAGGACATGCCCGACCACGCATAGCCCATGGACGTGGGCAGTTTGGCCTGGGCGATGTTTTCCATCATGGTCATGGCCTGACCCGAACTCACACCGGGAGCACCCTGGCCGTTCAGGGTGGCCGTTGGGTACATGTTGTACCGGGTGATCAGCTGGGGGCCGAGGGTTTTGTGCACCGAAACCACGGTGCCCAGGGGGATCATGTCCCCGTCCTTGTTCCGGACCTCGAGCTTCTTGATGTCTTCCACCTTGGTGCGAAACCGGGCATCAGCCTGGAGGCGAACCTGGTAGGATCTTCCGAATATGTTGAAATCGTTAACATATTTTGATCCCAGATTGGCCTGCAAGGTGTTGAAAACATCGGACAGGGGAATGCCCAGGCTTTTGGTCTGGGTTCTGTCCACGTCGGTAAACAGCTGGGGCGTGTTGGCCCTGAAGGTGGAATAGACCTGGGAAAGGGTGGACTGCCCGTTGGCGGCCAGGGCGATGTCCTGGGTCATCTGCTGCAGTGCGGTCAGCCCCACATCTCCCTTGTCCTGGATCTTCATTTCAAATCCCCCGGCCTGACCAAGGCCCATGATTGCCGGAGGCGAGAAGGCAAATACGCTGGCTTCCTGGATGGTGCCTGCGATCTGCCAGAGCTGGCCGATCATGGCCTTGACGTCCAGTCCCTTGGGAAGGCGCTCGTCCCAGGAATCGAAAACCACCCAGATGGTGGCCGCATTGGAGGCCACAGCTCCGTCGAGGAGGGAATAGCCGGGCACGGAGATCCAGCTGCGTACCCCGGGAAGCTGGGCGATTTTCTTGTTCAGGGTTTCAATGACCCCAAGTGTCCGTTTCTGGGAGGCAGCGTCAGGAAGCTGGACACTGACCATGGCGTACCCCTGGTCTTCCGAGGGCACAAATCCCGTTGGCAGTTGGAGAAATCCCCAGGCTGCGGCTCCGGTCAGCCCGGCAAAGAGGATCATGACGAGGAAGCCTCGTCGGACCATGGTCGAAACCATGGCCCCGTAGCCTTTCTGGAATCTGTCAAAGGTCCAGTTGAACGCCCGGGCAAAGATGTTGTGGTGCGTTGAGGTGGGCCTGAGGATGATGGCACACAGGGCCGGAGAAAGGGTGAGGGCGTTGAGGGCACTGAATACCGTGGCCGTGGCAATGGTCAACGCGAACTGGCGGTACAGGGCGCCGGTGATGCCGCCCAGAAAGGCCGTGGGTACAAACACGGCCAAAAGGACCAATGTGGTTGCAATGATGGGCCCGGTGACCTCGTTCATGGCCCTGATGGTCGCCTCCTTGGGCGGGAGGCGGAGGTCGTCCATGTTGCGGGTGGCGTTTTCAACCACAACAATGGCGTCATCCACCACAATGCCGATGACCAGAACAATGCCGAACAGGGAAAGCATGTTGATGCTCACTCCCAATCCCGCCATGACGGCAAAGGTGCCGATGAGGGACACGGGAATGGTTGCCGCCGGGATCAGGGTGGCCCGCCAGTCCTGCAAAAAAACCAGGATGACAATGAACACGAGGACAATGGCAATGAAGATGGTCTCCACAACCTCGTCAATGGACGCGTTCACGAATTCCGTGGTGTCAAAGGGGATGGAGTACTCCAGATCATTGGGAAAACTCTGCTTGAGTTCCTCCAGTCGGGCCTTGACCTCCTTGGCCACGTCCAGGGCATTGGCGCCGGGCTGTTGATACACGGCAATGGCGGCCGTGGGGATGCCATTGGCCTGGCTGGCCAGGTCGTAGGTCTGGGCACCCAGTTCCACCCGGGCAATGTCCCGGAGGCGGACCATGGCTCCGCCGGGCAAGGTCTTGACGATGATGGATTCGAACTGTTTGACGTCGGTCAGCCTGCCCTTGACGGTTATGGAATACTGGAAATCCTGGTCCTGGGGCGCCGGGGGCTGGCCGATCTGCCCTGCGGCCACCTGGACGTTCTGCTCGTTAATGGCGTTGAGCACGTCGGTGGTGGTGAGGCCACGGGCCTTGAGCTTGTTGGGGTTGAGCCAGATGCGCATGCTGTAATCGCCCGCCCCGAAAACCGATACCGAACCCACCCCGTCGATCCTGGAAAGTTCGTCCTTGATGCGCAGGGTGGCATAGTTGCTCAGGTACAGGGGTTCAAAGGTGTTGTTGGGCGAGGTCAGGGTGGCAAAAAGCAGAATGTTGGTGGATTGTTTTTGGGTGGTCACGCCCATGCTTTGCACGGCTTCGGGAAGCAGGGCCGTGGCCTGACTGACCCGGTTCTGGACCAGGACCTGGGCCATGTCCAGATCCGTGCCGATGTCAAAGGACACGGTCAGGGAATAGTCCCCGTTGTTGGCACAGGTGGAGGACATGTAGATCATGCCCTCTACCCCGTTGACCTGCTCTTCAATGGGCTGAGCCACGGTTTCCGACAGAACCTGGGCGTTGGCCCCGGGATAGTTGGTGGAGACCGAAATGGTCGGGGGGGCTATCTCCGGATACTGGGCCACGGGCAGCGAGCGCAGGGTCACCAGTCCGGCGATGATGATCACAATGGAGATCACGGCCGCAAAAATGGGGCGGTTGATGAAAAAACGGCTGAACATGGGGGCTCCTTATGCGGCTTCTGATGGGGCGGATGTCTTGACCAGCGTATCCGGCTTGACTTCCGTGGGATTGACCGTTGCCCCGGGGCGGGCCTTTTGCACTCCCTTGACGATGACCCGGTCGTCCGGTCCGATGCCCTTGGTGATCACCCGCATGCCGTGGACCAGGGTTCCCGTGGTCACGGAACGGTATTCCACCTTGTTGTCCTTATCCACAACCAGGACATACTCCCCCTGCTGATCCACTCCCAGAGCAAGATCAGGAATCAAAAGAGCGCCTTCCACCTGACCCAGGGGAACCCGGATGCGGGCGAACAGGCCGGGAAGAAGCCAGTGGTTGGCGTTGTCGAATACAGCCCTGACCTGCATGGTTCCCGAAGTGGATTGCAGGCGGTTGTCAATATAGTCGATATGTCCCTGGGTGGGATAGTCGGGTTGATTGGCGAGGCCGAGAAAGGCCTTTTGTTCGGTGTTCAGGGAAAAGGTTTCGGTCTTGCAGTGTTCCTGATAGTACAGCAGATCCCGCTCGCTGACCGTGAAGTAGGCGTACATGGGATCATCATCAACAATGGTGGCCAGCAGGGTGGGGGTGCCCGCGCCCACCAGGTTGCCCTTGTCCAC
This genomic window contains:
- a CDS encoding efflux RND transporter permease subunit, with the translated sequence MFSRFFINRPIFAAVISIVIIIAGLVTLRSLPVAQYPEIAPPTISVSTNYPGANAQVLSETVAQPIEEQVNGVEGMIYMSSTCANNGDYSLTVSFDIGTDLDMAQVLVQNRVSQATALLPEAVQSMGVTTQKQSTNILLFATLTSPNNTFEPLYLSNYATLRIKDELSRIDGVGSVSVFGAGDYSMRIWLNPNKLKARGLTTTDVLNAINEQNVQVAAGQIGQPPAPQDQDFQYSITVKGRLTDVKQFESIIVKTLPGGAMVRLRDIARVELGAQTYDLASQANGIPTAAIAVYQQPGANALDVAKEVKARLEELKQSFPNDLEYSIPFDTTEFVNASIDEVVETIFIAIVLVFIVILVFLQDWRATLIPAATIPVSLIGTFAVMAGLGVSINMLSLFGIVLVIGIVVDDAIVVVENATRNMDDLRLPPKEATIRAMNEVTGPIIATTLVLLAVFVPTAFLGGITGALYRQFALTIATATVFSALNALTLSPALCAIILRPTSTHHNIFARAFNWTFDRFQKGYGAMVSTMVRRGFLVMILFAGLTGAAAWGFLQLPTGFVPSEDQGYAMVSVQLPDAASQKRTLGVIETLNKKIAQLPGVRSWISVPGYSLLDGAVASNAATIWVVFDSWDERLPKGLDVKAMIGQLWQIAGTIQEASVFAFSPPAIMGLGQAGGFEMKIQDKGDVGLTALQQMTQDIALAANGQSTLSQVYSTFRANTPQLFTDVDRTQTKSLGIPLSDVFNTLQANLGSKYVNDFNIFGRSYQVRLQADARFRTKVEDIKKLEVRNKDGDMIPLGTVVSVHKTLGPQLITRYNMYPTATLNGQGAPGVSSGQAMTMMENIAQAKLPTSMGYAWSGMSYQEKVAGSATMVIFALAIIFVYLVLCAQYESWTLPLTIILSVPLALIGTVIAVYIRNMDVNVYTQIGIVLLIALACKTAILISEFAKEGHESGQGIVEAALEAARLRFRPILMTAFAFILGVFPLVIATGAGAASRQALGTAVFAGMISATFLMIFFVPVFYVVIQGMSERFWKRKHVPIMQHNKPSHDVDEL
- a CDS encoding efflux RND transporter periplasmic adaptor subunit; translation: MHNDHNHHRTCFAVALLGIALFLAAGCKKKENTYVPPPPASVTVSKPLVQTVTNYAEFTGTTEAQQSVEIRPRVEGYLEKILFTPSSYVNKGDLLFVIDPRPYEAKLREAQAELMVRKAELDLAKATLIRKENAYKDRAVSEVDVIEARAKKEQAQAQVESAKASVETARLNLNYTHIKAPISGRIDRSLVDKGNLVGAGTPTLLATIVDDDPMYAYFTVSERDLLYYQEHCKTETFSLNTEQKAFLGLANQPDYPTQGHIDYIDNRLQSTSGTMQVRAVFDNANHWLLPGLFARIRVPLGQVEGALLIPDLALGVDQQGEYVLVVDKDNKVEYRSVTTGTLVHGMRVITKGIGPDDRVIVKGVQKARPGATVNPTEVKPDTLVKTSAPSEAA